GGCGGCTTCTACGAGCGAGTACGAGAAGTTTATGAAGGATGTGGTGGTAAAGAAGGGAATGTTTAACGTGATTAAGAAGAAGGATAAGATTTATTTGGAGATTCCGAAGGCGATTATGAGCCGGGATTTCTTGATTAGTTCGCGGGTTTCTTCCACGAGTCGCACGTGGCAGATTGATCCGGGAACAATCAATCGTGACCCTCTGCTGATAACATTTTCATGCGATGAGAATAAGGTGTATATCCATTTTCCTCATTTGGATTACGTGTGCAAAGAGTCATCGGAAATGTACGAAGCTTACAAGAGACACAGTAACCCGCCGATCTGGAAAGCGTTTAAAATCGAGGTGATGTCAAAAGATTCTTCTAGTTGTGTGATTGATGCTACTCCGTTGTTCTTGTCTTCGATTGCTGAATTTTCTCCATTCCCGGATCTTCCTGCTGAAGTGCGTATGATGATACCGTTTGGAGGCTCTTTTCAAAGTGACCGTTCAAAGATTGAGGAATTCAAGGCTTTCGAAGATAATATTATCGTGAAGAGTATGATGACTTACACGACGGATAAAGAAGGTCCTTTGACCACGATAGAGGCTCGTAATATCATTATCTTGCCGGAGACCCCGATGGTTCCCCGTTATGCGGACGAACGGATTGGCTTTTTTGATCAGTCTCGTAAATTATTTGACGAACATCATGATCGTTTGCAACAATACGGGATTATCAATCGGTGGGATTTGCAACCGAAAGATATGGATAAGTACCTGGCTGGAGAGTTAGTAGAACCAGTGAAACCGATTGTTTGGTACGTGGACCCCGCGATTCCCGAGAAATGGAGGAAATACGTGAAGTTGGGTATTGCCGACTGGAATATCGCTTTCGAGGCTATCGGTTTTAAGAACGCCATTGTCGTGAAAGATTACCCGACAGATGATCCGAATTTTGATCCGGATGATATTCATTATAATTGTTATCGTTTTGTGGCATCGACAAGAGAGAATTCAATGGGACCGTCGTGGATTGATCCCCGTTCTGGAGAAATTTTGTGTGGAGACGTGATTTCGTGGTACGGTGTGGTGACTTTGCTGAACAAGTGGAGAATGATCCAGACCGGGGCGGTAGATCCTTCTGTGCGTTGTCCCGTGATGACGGACGAGAATATGGGAGAAGCCATGCGTTACGTGGCGGCTCACGAGATCGGTCATACGTTAGGGTTAATGCATAATTTTGGAGCATCAGCGGCTTACCCGGTAGAGAAGTTGAGAGACCCGGAGTTTACTCAAAAATACGGGACTACCCCGTCGATCATGGATTACGCACGGTTTAACTATGTGGCACAGCCCGGAGATTTGGAGAAAGGTGTAAAGTTGACTCCTCCTCTGATTGGCGAGTATGATAAATTTGCTATTAAATACGGGTATCAGGTACTCCCGAACGTGAAGAGTGCGGATGATGAGAAAGAAATTTTGCGGGGATGGGTGAGAGAACAGATCGGAAATAAGATGTGTTTTTACGGGAAACAGGTGTTTCAATTTAATTTTGACCCTCGTTCCATGGCAGAGGATTTAGGGGATGATGTGGTGAAAGCAAATACTTATGGTCTTAAAAATCTGAAATATGTGGCGGCTAATTTTGTGGATTGGATGGCTGTAAATGATGAGGGGTACGCGGCTGTTGAAAGTACTTATAAGGAGATTATCGGTCAGTTCGTGCGGTTTATGGATCACGCTATGGTGAGTGTCGGGGGAATGTATATTAATCCGAAATATTATGGTGATCCGGAACCTCTTTACCAGTATGTTCCCA
The window above is part of the Butyricimonas paravirosa genome. Proteins encoded here:
- a CDS encoding zinc-dependent metalloprotease — protein: MKSIVYIITVLLCFSVTCVNASNSSWGKKKKKKAGTEKVESSDSTSKAASTSEYEKFMKDVVVKKGMFNVIKKKDKIYLEIPKAIMSRDFLISSRVSSTSRTWQIDPGTINRDPLLITFSCDENKVYIHFPHLDYVCKESSEMYEAYKRHSNPPIWKAFKIEVMSKDSSSCVIDATPLFLSSIAEFSPFPDLPAEVRMMIPFGGSFQSDRSKIEEFKAFEDNIIVKSMMTYTTDKEGPLTTIEARNIIILPETPMVPRYADERIGFFDQSRKLFDEHHDRLQQYGIINRWDLQPKDMDKYLAGELVEPVKPIVWYVDPAIPEKWRKYVKLGIADWNIAFEAIGFKNAIVVKDYPTDDPNFDPDDIHYNCYRFVASTRENSMGPSWIDPRSGEILCGDVISWYGVVTLLNKWRMIQTGAVDPSVRCPVMTDENMGEAMRYVAAHEIGHTLGLMHNFGASAAYPVEKLRDPEFTQKYGTTPSIMDYARFNYVAQPGDLEKGVKLTPPLIGEYDKFAIKYGYQVLPNVKSADDEKEILRGWVREQIGNKMCFYGKQVFQFNFDPRSMAEDLGDDVVKANTYGLKNLKYVAANFVDWMAVNDEGYAAVESTYKEIIGQFVRFMDHAMVSVGGMYINPKYYGDPEPLYQYVPKAKQIAALKFVLKNLNELQDWIINDKITAIIGPTAKHYVAQTQFFNEMLTRETLGRLQINEVDGKNVFTLDEYLGIIFDEMFTKKTGNLQLADMAFQNSFVENLTGYMDKGEFKSAGSNSLREWLNKTTCSCHAYCESHHSFDAVDALGEIVLSPRIDKSNKRPIVMKYLRKTYNTAKSRMNTGNDKTREHYRLLVLKLNYLFD